The proteins below are encoded in one region of Tomitella fengzijianii:
- a CDS encoding alpha/beta hydrolase family protein → MPARERLMFPGAVDAPVAGILDLPDGPPRGTVLYAHCFTCSKDTIASARICRELVDAGFAAARIDFTGLGESGGAFRDTSFNTNIEDLVLAAEHLAGLGSAPDLLVGHSLGGAAVLASAAHIPGVRGVATVAAPCTVTALHRHFTAQRARIERDGEADVPLAGRPLTITREFVHDLDRHDIAGSVARLGVPVLFVHAPGDREVPLADAERLYAAAREPRELVTLDDTANHLLTRPGSAARAGRIIAQWAARVV, encoded by the coding sequence TTGCCTGCACGTGAGCGGTTGATGTTCCCCGGCGCTGTCGACGCGCCCGTGGCGGGCATCCTCGACCTGCCCGACGGCCCGCCCCGCGGCACCGTCCTCTACGCGCACTGTTTCACCTGCTCCAAGGACACCATCGCCTCCGCGCGGATCTGCCGGGAGCTGGTCGACGCCGGGTTCGCGGCGGCGCGCATCGACTTCACCGGGCTCGGCGAATCGGGCGGCGCGTTCCGCGACACCTCGTTCAACACGAACATCGAAGACCTGGTGCTCGCCGCCGAACACCTCGCCGGCCTCGGCTCCGCGCCCGACCTGCTGGTGGGGCACTCGCTGGGCGGCGCGGCCGTGCTCGCCTCCGCCGCACACATCCCCGGCGTGCGCGGCGTGGCCACCGTCGCCGCGCCCTGCACCGTCACCGCTCTCCACCGTCACTTCACCGCGCAGCGCGCGCGGATCGAGCGCGACGGCGAGGCCGATGTGCCGCTGGCCGGCCGTCCGCTGACGATCACCCGCGAGTTCGTCCACGACCTGGACCGCCACGACATCGCGGGCAGCGTCGCGCGCCTGGGCGTGCCGGTGCTGTTCGTGCACGCCCCCGGCGACCGGGAGGTCCCCCTCGCCGACGCGGAACGCCTCTACGCCGCGGCCCGGGAACCCAGGGAGCTCGTCACCCTCGACGACACCGCCAACCACCTGCTCACCCGGCCCGGCTCGGCGGCGCGGGCGGGGCGGATCATCGCGCAGTGGGCGGCTCGGGTGGTGTAG
- a CDS encoding FAD-dependent oxidoreductase, with protein MATTTQTYPHLLSPGRIGPVELKNRVTLSAMDMNVSHDGVIEKEDIDHFVARAAGGTGMIITGCCSVAYPKGSTSTKEPGLSEDRFIPGLTALAEAVHEAGSKLCIQMVHHGRVARIDTIQDRPMLVPSAPHVKRDMSALADNTPTELAKMAAVTGGKKDTYHEATAEDLAEVVQIYADAARRVKQAGADAVEIHCAHGYLPGGFLSRADNLRTDEYGGSLENRARLACEIIAAVKKVVGDDLAIIVRVAGREFGGTEEPNALSTPEAVAAAQLFEAAGADAIDVTGWGRNPFSNFTDGPLPDQIGAYTDFAGQVKQAVAVPVITVGRVLPETGEQAIAEGKADFVAMGRQLLADPDLVNKLKAGTPERVRPCINCYVCVQENFWDDTPICAVNPALGNETLLPFPTAKTGKRVVIVGAGPSGLETARIATERGHRVTVLDKTDRLGGTLWFSSLTTPANYPLLEWLKNETARLGVDIRLNTEATPELIASLRPDTVVLATGAVRDRPQIPGGDLPHVHTGDTMRALMTGVGDTAGQSWYLRVAGKLGKLSGITKSPKRIREITKKFLPMGKDVVVIGGSLVGLELAEFLAERGRRVTLLHDEQQLGLPMALPRRWTAVRHTREAGVTIHRNTTATRITKDRVDFEVAVTDRKGTVVETKAMSAPASMVIHALGTDAAAPLEQQLAGVIDDVRVVGDAGSVDYIEGAIHTAWKVAAGL; from the coding sequence GTGGCGACGACAACTCAGACCTACCCCCACCTGCTCAGCCCCGGCCGCATCGGCCCCGTGGAGCTGAAGAACCGCGTGACGCTCTCCGCGATGGATATGAACGTCTCCCACGACGGTGTCATCGAGAAGGAGGACATCGACCACTTCGTCGCCCGCGCCGCCGGGGGGACGGGGATGATCATCACCGGCTGCTGCTCGGTGGCCTACCCCAAGGGCAGCACCAGCACCAAGGAGCCGGGCCTGTCCGAGGACCGCTTCATCCCCGGGCTCACCGCACTGGCCGAGGCGGTGCACGAGGCCGGCAGCAAGCTGTGCATCCAGATGGTGCACCACGGCCGCGTCGCCCGCATCGACACCATCCAGGACCGGCCCATGCTGGTGCCGTCCGCGCCGCACGTCAAGCGCGACATGAGCGCGCTGGCCGACAACACCCCCACCGAGCTGGCCAAGATGGCCGCGGTGACCGGCGGCAAGAAGGACACCTACCACGAGGCCACCGCCGAGGACCTGGCCGAGGTGGTGCAGATCTACGCCGACGCCGCCCGCCGCGTCAAGCAGGCCGGCGCCGACGCGGTGGAGATCCACTGCGCGCACGGCTACCTGCCGGGCGGGTTCCTCAGCCGCGCCGACAACCTGCGCACCGACGAGTACGGCGGCTCGCTGGAGAACCGGGCCCGCCTGGCCTGCGAGATCATCGCCGCGGTCAAGAAGGTGGTGGGCGACGACCTCGCCATCATCGTGCGCGTCGCCGGCCGCGAGTTCGGCGGCACCGAGGAGCCGAACGCCCTGAGCACCCCCGAGGCCGTCGCCGCCGCGCAGCTCTTCGAGGCCGCGGGCGCCGACGCCATCGACGTCACCGGCTGGGGCCGCAACCCGTTCTCCAACTTCACCGACGGCCCGCTGCCCGATCAGATCGGCGCCTACACCGACTTCGCCGGCCAGGTGAAGCAGGCCGTGGCGGTCCCTGTGATCACCGTGGGCCGCGTGCTGCCCGAGACGGGCGAGCAGGCCATCGCCGAGGGCAAGGCCGACTTCGTCGCCATGGGCCGCCAGCTGCTGGCCGACCCGGACCTGGTCAACAAGCTCAAGGCCGGGACGCCCGAGCGGGTGCGGCCGTGCATCAACTGCTACGTGTGTGTGCAGGAGAACTTCTGGGACGACACGCCCATCTGCGCCGTGAACCCCGCGCTGGGCAACGAGACGCTGCTGCCGTTCCCCACCGCGAAGACGGGCAAGCGCGTCGTGATCGTGGGCGCCGGGCCGTCCGGGCTGGAGACGGCGCGCATCGCCACCGAGCGCGGGCACCGGGTGACGGTGCTGGACAAGACGGATCGGCTCGGCGGCACGCTGTGGTTCTCCTCGCTCACCACGCCGGCGAACTATCCGCTGCTGGAGTGGCTGAAGAACGAGACGGCGCGCCTGGGCGTGGACATCCGGCTGAACACCGAAGCCACCCCCGAGCTCATCGCGTCGCTGCGCCCGGACACCGTCGTGCTCGCCACCGGCGCGGTGCGGGACCGCCCGCAGATCCCCGGCGGCGACCTGCCCCACGTGCACACGGGCGACACCATGCGCGCGCTGATGACCGGCGTGGGTGATACGGCCGGGCAGTCCTGGTACCTGCGTGTGGCCGGCAAGCTGGGCAAGCTTTCCGGCATCACCAAGAGCCCGAAGCGGATCCGCGAGATCACCAAGAAGTTCCTGCCGATGGGCAAGGACGTCGTGGTGATCGGCGGTTCGCTGGTGGGCCTGGAGCTGGCCGAGTTCCTCGCCGAGCGCGGCCGCCGGGTCACCCTGCTGCACGACGAGCAGCAGCTGGGACTTCCGATGGCGCTGCCCCGCCGCTGGACCGCGGTACGCCACACCCGCGAGGCAGGCGTGACCATCCACCGCAACACCACCGCCACGCGCATCACCAAGGACCGCGTGGACTTCGAGGTGGCCGTGACCGACCGCAAGGGCACGGTGGTTGAGACCAAGGCGATGTCCGCGCCCGCGTCGATGGTGATCCACGCGCTCGGCACCGACGCCGCCGCGCCCCTCGAGCAGCAGCTCGCGGGAGTGATTGATGACGTGCGCGTGGTCGGCGACGCCGGCTCCGTCGACTACATCGAAGGCGCCATCCACACCGCGTGGAAGGTGGCGGCGGGGCTGTAG